Within the Streptomyces sp. R41 genome, the region TCGATGCGGGGCTTCTGCTGGCACGCCAGCCGCTTCCTCCCGGGCCTCGGGTGGCGATCCTCGGGAACTCGGAGTCGCTCGGGCTGCTCACGTACGACGCGTGTCTTGCCGAAGGGCTTCGGCCGCTTCCTCCGCTGGATCTGACTACGGGGGCCTCCGCGGAGGACTTTCATGGGGCGCTGGTGCGGGCCTTGGCCGACGACAAGTGCGACGCCGTTGTCGTGACCGCCATACCGGCGGTGGGGGAGACGTCCGCTCAAGACGCAGCCTTGGCCGAGGCACTGCGCTCGGCGGCGGCCTCGCTTCCGGCGAAGCCGGTGCTGGTGGTGCATGTCGAGCTTGGTGGGCTCGCCGAGGCGTTGTCCGCGGCCGCCAGCACGGCACCACAGGCGGCTGAGTCGGCACCCGGCGCTGCGGGCGGTGCCCACCCTTCCCCACTCCCGGCCACGCTCGAGCGGGGGGACCCCCATCGCCCTGCGGAGCGGTTGCGCACCGAGGTCGAAGCACCTGAAGAGGCTCGTCTCATCCCCGCCTACCCCGCCGCCGAGCGTGCCGTCCGTGCGCTCGCGCAAGCCGTGAAGTACGCCCAGTGGCGGCGTGACGCCGCCGAGCCGGGCAAGGTGCCCGAGTACGAGGACATCGACGAGAAGGGGGCCGCCGAGCAGATCGACGGGCTGCTCGCGCGGGGGGAGGGGCTGACGCTCGGCGGGGAGGAGACCTGTGTGCTGCTCGGGCGGTACGGCATCGACGTACGCCGTGCCCTGCCGGCGCCCACGCCGGACGACGCCGTGGCGGCCGCGCGAACCCTCGGCTACCCCGTGGCCCTCAAGACCACCGCCCCGCACCTGCGGCACCGCGCCGACCTGGGCGGCGTACGGCTCGATCTGGCGGACGAGGAGCAACTGCGGCGGGCGTACGCGGAGTTGACGGAGCTGTTCGGGAAGCCGGAGGAGCTGCGGCCCGTCGTGCAGGGGATGGCGCCGCGCGGAGTCGACACCGTCGTACGGGCGGTGATCGACCCGGCGGCCGGGGCGGTGCTCTCGTTCGGGCTCGCCGGGGCCGCCTCGGAGCTGCTGGGGGACACGGCGCACCGGCTGATTCCGGTCACCGACCGGGACGCGACCTCGCTGGTCCGGTCGATCCGGACGGCGCCGCTCCTGTTCGGCTGGCGCGGTTCCGCGCCGGTGGACACGGCGGCCCTCGAAGAGCTGATGCTGCGCGTGTCCCGGCTTGTCGACGATCATCCGGAGGTCGTCGCGGTCTCGCTGGAGCCCGTGGTCGTCGCCCCGCGCGGTCTGAGTGTGCTGAGCGCCACTGTGCGGCTGGCGCGCGCTCCTGTCCGCGACGATCTCGGCCCGCGGACTCTCCCCGTCGTCTGAGCCGCCACCGATCCCCGCGCTCCGATCCCCACGCCCTGATCCATTCGCGTATCTGTTCCGTCCACGACAGACACCCGCGAGCGGTGCCTCGCAGTCAGTGGGCCCCCGTAGGATGGACGTCATGGCCAAGACCAGTACGACGACCCAGGGGCTGCGAGCGGCGATCGAGCGCAGCGGCTACTACCCGGCCCTCGTGGCCGAGGCGGTGGAGGCCGCGATCGGCGGCGAGGCCATCCGGTCGTACCTGGTCCACCAGGAGACGACGTTCGACGCGAACGAGGTGCGGCGGCACGTCACCGTGCTCGTCCTCACCGGCAACCGCTTCATCGTGAGCCACACCGACGAGCAGAACGCGGACACGACGTCGCCGACGCCGTACGCCACGACGTCTACCGAGTCGGTCAAGATCGGCCGGATCTCGTCGGTCGTCGTCAGCCGTGTCGTCGCCAACCCGGAGTCGTACACGCCGGGCACGCCGCCCCGCGAGGTCGTCCTGACCATCGGCTGGGGTGCGGTCTCCCGCATCGACCTGGAGCCCGCCGCCTGCGGCGACCCCAACTGCGAGGCGGACCACGGCTATACGGGCAATTCGACGGCGGACGACCTGAGCCTGCGCGTCAGCGAGGCCGGGGACGGCCCGGAGACCGTGCGCCAGGCCCTCGCCTTCGCGCAGTCCCTCTCCGAGGCGACCGCGGACATCACGCACTGATGGCACTGCCCACCTGGGACCACCCGGAACCCCTCGCCGTCGACTCCGCGCCCGTCCCCGAGTACGGCGCCGGTTCGCTGGCCGACCTGCTGCCCACGCTCGCAGCGGGCATGGCCGTACCCGGCATGACCGTCGCGATACCCGAGCTGACCGAGTCCGACCGGAACTGCGTCTTCCTGATCGACGGTCTCGGCTGGGAGCAGCTGAAGGCGCACCCCGACGAGGCCCCCTTCATGACGTCGCTCCTGGCGACCTCCCGCGGCGGTACCGGCCGCCCGATCACGGCGGGCTATCCGGCGACCACCGCGACCTCCCTCGCCTCCGTCGGCACCGGCCTGCCGCCCGGCGCGCACGGCCTGCCCGGCTACACCGCGCGCAACCCGGAGACCGGCGAGCTGATGAACCAGCTCCGCTGGAACCCATGGACGGAACCGCGCGCCTGGCAGCCCTACCCCACGGTCTTCCAGCTGGCCGACGCGGCGGGCGTGCACACCGCGCAGGTCTCGTCCCCCACCTTCCAGAACACCCCGCTCACCAAGATCGCACTGAGCGGCGGCACGTTCCACGGACGGCTGTCCGGCGAGGAGCGCATGGACCTCGCGGCCGAACAACTGGCCGCCGGGGACCGCTCGTTGATCTACACGTATTACGCGGAGGTGGACGGCAAGGGCCACCGCTTCGGCGTCGACTCGGACCCCTGGCGCGGCCAGCTCATGTATGTCGACCGCCTGGTCCAGCGCCTCGCGGAGCAGCTGCCGCCGCGCAGCGCCCTGTACGTCACCGCCGACCACGGCATGATCGACATCCCCTTCGACGAGCAGCACCGCATCGACTTCGACGAGGACTGGGAGCTGCGCGCCGGGGTCGCCCTGCTCGGTGGCGAGGGCCGCGCCCGGCACGTCTACGCGGTGCCGGGTGCCGAGGCGGACGTCCTGACCTGCTGGCGCGAGGTGCTCGGCGAGCAGTTCTGGGTGGCCTCGCGGGACGAGGCGATCGCCGCGGGCTGGTTCGGCCCGCACGTCGACGAACGGGTGTATGCCCGGATCGGCGACGTCGTAGCGGCGGCTCGCGACGACGTCCTGATCATCGCGACCGAGCGGGAGCCGAAGGAGTCGGCGATGGTCGGCAACCACGGCTCGATGACCCCCGTCGAGCAGCTCGTGCCCCTGTTGCAAGTACGCTCCTGAAGCCACACCCCTCCCGATCTTCTGTTGCCGAAAGGTGCTCAACTCCCCATGCCCGAGCTGGTGTTCTTCTCCGGAACGATGGACTGCGGGAAGTCGACGCTGGCTCTCCAGATCGAGCACAACCGCTCGGCGCGGGGCCTGCAGGGCATGATCTTCACGCGCGACGACCGCGCGGGCGAGGGCAAGCTCTCCTCTCGCCTCGGCCTGGTCACGGACGCGGTGGAGGTGGCGGACGACCAGGATCTGTACGCGTACCTCGTCGACCACCTCTCACAGGGCGGCCGGGCGGACTACGTGATCGCGGACGAGGCCCAGTTCCTGGCTCCCCGGCAGATCGACCAACTGGCCCGTGTGGTCGACGACCTGGGCATCGACGTCTTCGCCTTCGGCATCACCACCGACTTCCGCTCCAAGCTCTTCCCCGGCTCCCAGCGCCTCGTGGAGCTGGCCGACCGGGTCGAGGTCCTCCAGGTCGAGGCCCTGTGCTGGTGCGGCGCCCGCGCCACCCACAACGCCCGCACGATAGGCGGCGAGATGGTCGTCGAGGGCGCCCAGGTCGTCGTCGGCGACGTCAACCAGGCAGAGGACATCGGCTACGAGGTCCTGTGTCGCCGGCACCACCGCCGCCGTCTGACGGCCGCGACGGCTCGCGCGGGCGCCCTGTCGCCGGACGTGCTGCCGATCGCCTCGGCCTGACCTCAGGGGCATTCCAAGGCCTCAGCGGACGGCGTGGATCAGCGAGAACATCGCCCCTTCCGGATCCGCCACCGTCGCCACCCGCCCGTAGGGCGAGTCGTGGGCGGCCTTGAGGACGTGCCCGCCGAGCTCGACGACGCGCTCGACGGCATCGTCCACGTCCGCGGCCTCGAAATACGTCATCCAGTGCGGCCCTCGGTCGCGGGGCAGGCCGTGGCCGACGCCGTGGACGCCGGCCACCGGGCGGCCGTCGATGTACAGGGTCACGTAGTCGAAGTCGGCAGAGACGACCGGCTCCAGCTCGTAGCCGAAGACCCCCTGGTAGAACTTGACGACGCTCTCGGTGTCGCGGGTCACGAGCTCGTTCCAGGCGGGGGTGCCCGGCACACCGGTGATCCCCGTGCCCAGGTGGGCCGCCGCCTGCCAGATGCCGAAGACGGCACCCGTCGGGTCCGAGGCGATCGCCAGGCGCCCCGCCTCGGCGGCGTCCAGGGGACCGACGCCCACGGTGCCGCCGCTGTGCCGTACGGTCCCGGCCGTCAGGTCCACGTCGTCCGAGGCGAGATACGGCGTCCAGGCGACGGGCAGATGCCGGTCGGGCGGAAGCTGGCCGATCCCCGCCACCTCGTGGCCGTCGAGCAGCGCCCGCACGTATGGGCCGAGCTGCTGCGGTCCCGGCCGGAACTCCCAGCCGAACAGCGCTCCGTAGAACTCCTGGGTCGCGGCCATCCCGTGCACCATCAGGCTCACCCAGCAGGGTGTGCCGGGCGTGTGCCGAGCGTGCGTTGTGCCGTTCAGGCCGGCCGACCCCCGTGCCTCGGTCATCGTCACTCTCTTCTCGGCCCCTCGCGGTGGCCGGTCACCTTCCGCTTACGAACACGCGTACCGCGGTCGCGTACGTGCACGCCCCGTGCCGATGTTCGCACCACCGGTCGCACCGCGCGTCCCGGCCGCGCCGCCCTTCAGCGGCGCACGGCCGGAGGATGCCCGGTGTGCCGTTTCCCGTCCGTTTCGGCGTGATTGCCGCGTGGTGTCCATCGTCTGTACAGCATGTGCCCGATCCCATACGCCTCGTGATCGGACCTGTCCGGCCGAGCAGAGTAGCCGGACCTGGACGACGCGGCCACCCCGTGCGCAAGGATGGTGGCCATGAACGCCATCATCTCCGCG harbors:
- a CDS encoding VOC family protein translates to MTEARGSAGLNGTTHARHTPGTPCWVSLMVHGMAATQEFYGALFGWEFRPGPQQLGPYVRALLDGHEVAGIGQLPPDRHLPVAWTPYLASDDVDLTAGTVRHSGGTVGVGPLDAAEAGRLAIASDPTGAVFGIWQAAAHLGTGITGVPGTPAWNELVTRDTESVVKFYQGVFGYELEPVVSADFDYVTLYIDGRPVAGVHGVGHGLPRDRGPHWMTYFEAADVDDAVERVVELGGHVLKAAHDSPYGRVATVADPEGAMFSLIHAVR
- a CDS encoding thymidine kinase, which gives rise to MPELVFFSGTMDCGKSTLALQIEHNRSARGLQGMIFTRDDRAGEGKLSSRLGLVTDAVEVADDQDLYAYLVDHLSQGGRADYVIADEAQFLAPRQIDQLARVVDDLGIDVFAFGITTDFRSKLFPGSQRLVELADRVEVLQVEALCWCGARATHNARTIGGEMVVEGAQVVVGDVNQAEDIGYEVLCRRHHRRRLTAATARAGALSPDVLPIASA
- a CDS encoding alkaline phosphatase family protein: MALPTWDHPEPLAVDSAPVPEYGAGSLADLLPTLAAGMAVPGMTVAIPELTESDRNCVFLIDGLGWEQLKAHPDEAPFMTSLLATSRGGTGRPITAGYPATTATSLASVGTGLPPGAHGLPGYTARNPETGELMNQLRWNPWTEPRAWQPYPTVFQLADAAGVHTAQVSSPTFQNTPLTKIALSGGTFHGRLSGEERMDLAAEQLAAGDRSLIYTYYAEVDGKGHRFGVDSDPWRGQLMYVDRLVQRLAEQLPPRSALYVTADHGMIDIPFDEQHRIDFDEDWELRAGVALLGGEGRARHVYAVPGAEADVLTCWREVLGEQFWVASRDEAIAAGWFGPHVDERVYARIGDVVAAARDDVLIIATEREPKESAMVGNHGSMTPVEQLVPLLQVRS
- a CDS encoding DUF5998 family protein: MAKTSTTTQGLRAAIERSGYYPALVAEAVEAAIGGEAIRSYLVHQETTFDANEVRRHVTVLVLTGNRFIVSHTDEQNADTTSPTPYATTSTESVKIGRISSVVVSRVVANPESYTPGTPPREVVLTIGWGAVSRIDLEPAACGDPNCEADHGYTGNSTADDLSLRVSEAGDGPETVRQALAFAQSLSEATADITH